The following nucleotide sequence is from Paenibacillus andongensis.
GGCTCTTGAAATCTTCTCGCTATATGTGAATAACGAAATCCCACGCAATGAGCTGAAGCAGCTCGTTGACGACAGCTATGCAACCTTCCGGGATGACGCTGTAACACCGGTCAAACGTCTGAACGACGGCACGTATGTGCTGGAATTGTTCCACGGACCTACTTTTGCATTTAAAGACATCGCTCTGCAATTCTTGGGCAATCTCTACTCGTACGTTTCCCGTAAAACGAATTCAATTATCCATATTCTTGGAGCAACTTCAGGGGACACAGGAGCTTCGGCGATTGAAGGTGTGCGCGGTAAAGAAGGCATCCGGATCTGTATCCTTCACCCTCACGGGAAGGTCAGTAAGGTCCAAGAGCTGCAAATGACTACAGTTGACGACGCGAATGTACTGAATCTTTCCGTTGAAGGCACTTTCGATGACTGCCAGCGTATTATCAAAGAGCTGTTCGCTGACGTTGACTTCAAGCACCGCTACCATTTGCGTGCGATTAACTCCATCAACATTGCCCGCATTTTGGCACAAACGGTGTATTACTTCTATGCTTACTTCCAATTAGCGAAAGATAATCAAACTGAAAAGATAAATTTCAGTGTGCCGACCGGTAACTTCGGCGATATCTTCGCTGGCTATTTGGCACAGAAAATGGGGCTTCCCATCCATAAACTCATTCTTGCAACGAATGAAAACAATATTCTTGAGCGTTTCGTACAAGATGGTGTCTATCAACCAGGTGCGTTCCGCGGAACATACAGTCCTTCCATGGACATTCAAGTGGCTAGCAACTTCGAGCGCTACTTGTTCTACCTCTATGGCGAGGACGCGCAAGCTGTCTCGGCAATCATGGATCAATTCAAGGCCGAAGGCCGTGTTGTTATTCCTGCCGACAAGCTGCAAGCCGTGCAAGCTGACTTTGCTGCCTATGGCGTTCAGAACGAAGAGTGCCTCGACACCATTAGCGAGTACTATGAGAAGTACGCGTACCTTCTCGATCCGCATACAGCTTGCGGGGTAGCTGCTGCTGACAAGCTTGCTGTAGCCGGCGAAGTGACGGTTGCCCTTTCGACTGCTCATCCAGCTAAATTCGATGAGTCCATCCGTTTGCGCAACATTGAGCAAACTTATCCGCAGCAAATTCAAGCGCTGTTCGACAAGCCGCAGTTCCAGACGGTGGTTGGTGGATCAAACGACGAGATCAAGGATCAACTCGTGAAGTTTTTCTAATTTAGGACGTAAAGAAGCCTCGGAGACAATTGTCTTCGAGGCTTTTTTTACAACTTTTCGCTTCATTTTCCCACTTCATTTACGCGTGATCAATCCACAGTTTTCTTAAATCGCCTTTCAGCTTCACCATCGATTCGGTATAGCATTTCATTTTGACGACGGCGTGTTCGTCCACCATCTTGGCCTCTGCTCTAAGAGGAACAACACTTAAGGCAATGGACATCGACAACAGTGTTACCTTTAGAAACTTGCCTTGCATCAACATCTCTCCTTTTGGCATAAAAGGGTGCATCAGTCTGAAGACCACAATGCCAACGCAGAAAAGGAAGACCACAACGGAGAAAAATCAGTCTTCCGACCGATACCGTCCTCCCCCTGAGTAGGAAGACACTTTTTCCATGTCATGATATTCTTAAAGTAATTGAGAATGGATAATAACGTTTAGGAGTGAGCATGTTGGATCTGAATCGCAGCGCCTTTCTTGGCCCTATATTGATTATTTTAGGTATTTTTATGTTTCTAAAAGGGGATAGCTCGTTCAATGCGGGTACCATTTTCGAGTATTTCTGGCCAACCTTGTTTGTCATTCCGGTGGGCGTATTTTTCCATTGGTTATACTTCTTCATCCTGCAGCGTCGGGGTGTTGGCGTGCTTGTCCCAGGGGGGATTCTCCTAACGACCGGCATCATCTGCCAAATCTCCATGCTGTTCGATATCTGGCACCTTATGTGGCCTGGATTCATGCTGGCTGTTGCTGTGGGTTTATTCGAACTGTATTGGTTCGGGGGACGAAATAAATGGTTGCTCATCCCGATTAATATTCTAACCGTCATGTCCCTTTTGTTCTTCGCCATTTTCTCCATAGGGTCTATTTTCAGCATGGTTTTCCACAACCAACCGATCATTGCCATCGTTCTCATCATAGCTGGCGGCTTGATGATGATTATGCGTAATCGGAAATCTATGTAATTTATCGAGAGAAGGATTACCCACTCCTTTTGGACGCGAGTGTTGTGCAGTGCGGTCAATGCCGAGAAAAATTATTTGAAGACGCAAGCTACTATCATCAATAAGAGGCTTGCTCCAAGTCACGTTGGATCCAAACTCCTAAGTAATCGTGAAGTTGTATTTTGTACAACTTCTCACAGGCAAAAACCGCGTTCCCCTTGCGAATGTTGCAGAAAATGCAACAATTTTCCTGCAAATTAGCTCATTTCTCTGAAATTAAGTGAAATTGTTGTACGGCATACAACAATTTCAGCTTAATTGAGAAAAACCGGCGAAATTGTTGTACGTTTTACAACTTTGGCGGGGAAAGAGCGAGAACAAGACCAAGACCAAGACCAAGACCAAGACCGAGACCAAGACCAAAAGGAGCCTCATGATTTACTGATTTCTCATGGGCTCCTATTTATTTATACCTTTACAACGAATTGATAGGCGCCCGACTGGCTGCCATCGGCATTGCTTTTCATATCCATCAGCAGTGCCTTGTTGTAGATGCCATCCTTCGCATTGCCCGCTTCATTCGGGAAAAAAAGCTGACTCGTCAGCACCTGACCATTCGGCGCCTGCACCTTCACATGGATATGGCGCGTTCGGCCTGGGTACAAGCCTGGCACAATCGTTTTCAATGTAAACTTGCCTTTATCATCTGTGTATTGATGTCCCCGAAGGGTAAAGCCTTTGTTATCATATTGACCGGCGTCATCTGCTTGCCAGAAGTCCAATAACGCATGCGCTACCGGTTTACACGCCGTGGACACAACGTAGCCTACAATCGTAAGCTTCGTTCCCTTCATTCCTTGCTCCAGTAGAGAACTTCTCTCCGGCGAGTTCGGTGTAAAATACGGACCCTCGGTCACAGCTGGCGTCAGCTCCTCCGGCGAACCGCACGCAGGTGTCGGCTCCAGATTCGCCGCTTTCGGTGATTCGCTCGCCGCTTTACCTTCCGGCTGAGCCGTTGCTCCGCTGCCCAAATTAATTCCGCAGGCCGCTAACGCTGCACTGGTGACCATGAGAACACTGGATACCAAGAACTTACGACGCGTTATTTTCGTAATCGATGATTTCAACTCCGTTGGCTTCTCTTCCATTGTCGTCCCCCCATTTCATCCTCTCGTACGACTAGAATAGCATGAAAATGGGAGCAATTCTCTGAAATTTAGCCTAAGATCGGCTTAAAATTTGCTGAAAATAGGCGCAGAATAATCAAAGTTCCAAAGCTATTTCGAAACAAAAGGATTCCCTTCGACCCAGAATCGCCATGGATACTCTCTGGCTTCCCCAGTATTGTCGATGCCGATTCTCGGTCCAGAAGCAACAGATTCTACCGCTCTCCCCTCCGCAACGTAGAGAGGACGCTCAAAAATGGGTCTTCCATAATCCTCTTTTACAATACCAAGGGCTTTCGTTAGTTTGCCGGGACCGTTAGTGAGCTCCTTTAGCTTTTTATCAGAACCGCGGCGGTCATACATGAGATCAATTCCTGTACATGGCTCCACAGCTCGAATTAAGACAGCCTCTGGGTGACCTGGCTCCCCGCTTACTATGTTCACTAGACAATGGGTATGCATCACGTAGGTATAGACATAGCCTGGAGCGCCAAACATGACTTCCGTTCTCGGTGTCCTGCGATTGCCAAAGCTATGTGCGGCGCGGTCCCCGGGACCTATGTAGGCTTCCGTTTCAACGATCCAACCTGAAGCCACGCCTGCTTCTGTTTCTTTCACAATGAGCATGCCGAGTAATGAACGTGCCAAAACGAGTGTAGGCTTCTCGAAAAAGGAAGCAACTACGGGTTGGGAAGGCAGAACATTCATATCCATTTAAGTCATTTCCTTGATCCTTTGAGTAATAAGCTGAACATCCTGGACGAAATAATTCATAAGGACAGGTCTCCGGCGTACAGCGAGTGGATGATAAGAGAAAGCAATAGGTAACCCTTGGAATGTGTGCCACCTGCCCCTGAAGCTTTTTATATCGGCACCAACATCCGGAAATATAGAATCCACAACAACATTTCCTAGTCCAAACAACAAACTGGGTTTCTTCTCTTCAAGTTGAAGCTTTAAATGGGAAGAGCACGCCTCCCTGGCAATGGGCTTGTTATAAGCTCGAATCGGGCGACACTTCAATAAATAACTTACATAAACCATGCCAATACCCAGCCCTGCTTCCCTCATCCCCACCTGTAAAGTTTCCCTTGTACCGCATACGAAAGCTTGTCCCTCCTTGTCTTCACGGGCACCCGGGTTATCCATAATAATAAAAATTGGAGCTTCGGGATTACCTTCCCCCCAAATCACACGATGGCGCTGCTTGGAAAGCTCACATTGCTGGCATGAGAAGGTGCAGTCTCCTCTTCTAAAATAACGGCTTTGAAATCTGACATTCTTAACTTCCTATCCTTATCTTTAATTGGATCTTAAATTATTTTTCCCTGAAAATTTTTATTTAATGTTAGTTCCAATTTCTGCGATTATCAACCACTATTTTTGTTTTAAAACTTGACTTCTTTAATTGTAGACCGATCCATAACATCAACGAAGGAACTACAAAAAACCAGCCGTTCTGTAAGCATTCAAAATCTGTGTCACATATTTTGTCCCTGTTGTTCTCTTATTTAAGTGAATCTAACAGCGTCTTGATTTGGGGTTTAAGCTCCAGCGCATTCAAAATGAGCTGCAAGACTTCTGCACGTGTGGCATTACTTTTGGCGTCAAATTTTCCGTCCGTTTTACCATGAATGATACCAGCTTGTGCTTCAGCTATAATCTCATTGGCTGCATATGAACTCTTTAAATCAACGAAATTGCCTTTGGTAGTGTCCTTTGCCACATTCTCAAGATTTAATATGCGGGACAACATGACAACCATTTCCTCGCGTGTAATTGTGTTATCCGGTTTGAAACTACCATCCTCGTATCCTACGATTATCCCTGCTTCTACAAGTTTCTCAATCGCGTCTTTTGCCCAGTGATGACTAATGTCATTCATTGCAGCACTAATACTGTTGCCGCCTCGGATATCAAATACTCTTTCCAGAATTACTGCAAACTCTGCGCGAGTAATCGCGTTATCCGGTCTAAACGTACCATCATTGTAACCTTCTATGACATGCAGCATTACAAAAATATCGATGGCTCTTTCAGTCCAGTGCCCTTTGATGTCCGAAAAACTTAGGGTAGTCGGAGCTTCTTTAGCTTCCTGAATCCAAGTTTCAAAGTTCTTAAGAACATTATCGTCACCCGATTTGAATACATCCGCTTCAGAATTAAGGTTAGATTTCGGATCTGGGGCCTTGATAGGATTAGGATCAGATGTCGAATTCGAAGTCGTTCCAGAAGTCGAATGAGTACCCGTCGTAGGACTGGTGTTAACTGTTACCTTCGCCGTGCTGCTGGTTGCCACAGCTGTCTTCGTGCCGTTTACGCCGTTGTTCGTGTTCGTTACGATCACATAGTAGTACGTCGTGCCCACGGTTGCCGTCGGGGCTGCATATGTTGCACTAGTTGCGCTAGGAATCAGTGTCCCTCCACTGGCGCTGTTCGTCGGGCTGCTGTACCACTGGTAGCTCAGTGATCCACCGTCACTCACACTGGCTGTTACACTTAACGTTGGGCTGCTGTCGCCTACATTTATCGTTTGATCCGCTGGCTGTGTTCCGATGATTGGCGTGTTTGCATCCACCAGCGCAATCACTGTTACCTTCGCTGTGCTGCTCGTTGCCATAGCTGTCTTCGTGCCGGTTACGCCGTTGTTCGTGTTTGTCACTACTACATAGTAGTACGTTGTGCCCACGGTTGCCGTTGGGGCTGCATATGTTGCACTAGTTGCGCTAAAAATCAGTGTTCCTCCACTGGCGCTGTTCGTCGTATTGCTGTACCACTGGTAGCTCAGCGAGCCACCGTCACTTACACTAGCTGTTACACTTAACGTTGGACTGCTCGCGTTTTGGGTCACCGTCGCTCCCGCAGGCTGTGAAGCAATGCTCGGCGTGGCCGCGTTAATCAAGCTATTCACCGTGACCTCCGCCGCGTTACTCGCCACCGTTGCCGTGTTCATGCCAGTTACGCCGTTGTTCGTGTTCGTTACGATCACATAGTAGTACGTCGTGCCCACGGTTGCCGTTGGGGCAGCATATGTTGCACTAGTTGCGCTAGAAATCAGTGTTCCTCCACTGGCGCTGTTCGTCGTATTGCTGTACCATTGGTAGCTCAGCGCTCCTCCGTCACCCACCGTTGCCGATACGCTTAAGGAAGGACTGCTGTCGCCTACGGTTACTGTTTGATTTTGCGGCTGTGTTCCGATGTTTGGTGTGGCTGCATTCACTAACACGTTGATCGCTCCGGCGTTATTTGAATTATTCGGGTCATATTGATCAACATGCACAACCGTTATTGTAAAAGTGCTTGGGTTAGGGGAAGCGACCGTCGCAGTAATCGCAAGCGTCCGCGAATTCCCTGGCGAGACCGTTCCAAGCAACCATCCCCCTGTAGTTGAGTCATAACTGCCCTGTGAAGGCGTAGCGCTCACAAAGGTAAGACCTGCAGGAAGCGAAGCATTCACGTTTACATTTGTCGCTGTAGCAGGACCAGAATTAGTTATAGTTGCTGTATAAGTAATTGTGTCTCCTACATTAGGACTTGGATTATTCACGGAAAATGCGGCTTGCAAATCAGCTTGTTGTGGAGTTACCATACAAGAAACCGAGTTATTATAATTATTTGGGTCAGATTGATCGGCAGTCCCAACAAATATCGTAAAAAAGCTCGTGTTTGAGGAGACGACCTTCACAGTAATCGCAAGTGTCTGCGGACTTCCTTGCGAGACCGTTCCTAGCGTCCATCCCCCTGAAATTGGGTTATAACTGCCCTGTGAAGGCGTAGCGCTAACAAAGGTAAAACCTGCAGGTAGCGTGGCGCTCACGTTTACATTTGTCGCTGTATCAGGGCCAGAATTAGTTATAGTTGCTGTATAAGTAATTGTGTCTCCTACATTAGGACTTGGATTATCCACGGAAAATGCGGCTTGCAAATCAGCTTGCTGTGACGCCGCATTGACTTTTGCATTTTGAAATGGCATTCCGAAAATTAGACCAAAAATTATTAAAAATGAAATGAATGGCGAACAGGTTTTTACAAAAATGATTTTCACTTATTACACTCCCTATGTGCTAAAATGTTATAGCTAAAATTTTCGTCATAGTTAGGCAAACCAAATCCTCTATATAGGACCATCCGACTATAACATAGGATTAAAGTCCCCCTTTTCAAGATATAAGTATAACTTCTCTTCCCGAAAAAAGAGTCAAACTAAAGTTGTAAGCAGTATTAAATATTAATAAAAAAGCCATTGTCTTCTTCTTGTTTTATAGATATTTTTACAGTTCCCCCGCGTAAACTCGACATCAACCCGTGCCGTATCGCATTTTCTACCAAAGGCTGCAACATCAGCGGAGGCATCAGGATGTCCGGATCGGCATCCACATCATACTCCACGCCTAATCTGGCGCCGAAACGCGCTTGAATAACAGCAGAGCCACCGCATTAATCACGATATGAATACAATGGTTCTAAGTGGCTCCTGCGATTGAAGACCTTCTAACCAATAACACCGGTGCGATTCCAAGATAACTGTAATAGATCATGAGGATAAACGTGATTTGGAGCCTCTTGTACTTCCTGGTTTTTGCGAAACGTTCTTGAAAGAACAGGATAACCGGCATGTGAAAAGTAGGGACTCAAAATCCCATTAATCAGGAAGTAATAATACTTCCTCTTCCCGCAAAAAGAATCAAACGAAAGTTGTAAACTAATAAAAAATAAAACAAAGCCAACTCCCCGGCCTTTTCAAGGTCCCGGACGTTGGCTTTGTTTTCACATTGATTAATTATTCGAAGAAGTTCAGCTCCCGTGCCTTGGCAATCGCCTGACCCCGCCGCTTCACCCCGAGCTTGCCGTACAAGCGGAACACATGGCTTTTGACTGTAGCCTCCGTAATCCCGAAACGAATAGCGATTTCTCCATTGGACATACCGGCCGCGAGCGCATTCAAAATTTCTTTTTCGCGATTCGTGAGCGGCTCGATTGCTGCGGCAGCTGCCT
It contains:
- a CDS encoding uracil-DNA glycosylase family protein, producing MDNPGAREDKEGQAFVCGTRETLQVGMREAGLGIGMVYVSYLLKCRPIRAYNKPIAREACSSHLKLQLEEKKPSLLFGLGNVVVDSIFPDVGADIKSFRGRWHTFQGLPIAFSYHPLAVRRRPVLMNYFVQDVQLITQRIKEMT
- a CDS encoding S-layer homology domain-containing protein — protein: MPFQNAKVNAASQQADLQAAFSVDNPSPNVGDTITYTATITNSGPDTATNVNVSATLPAGFTFVSATPSQGSYNPISGGWTLGTVSQGSPQTLAITVKVVSSNTSFFTIFVGTADQSDPNNYNNSVSCMVTPQQADLQAAFSVNNPSPNVGDTITYTATITNSGPATATNVNVNASLPAGLTFVSATPSQGSYDSTTGGWLLGTVSPGNSRTLAITATVASPNPSTFTITVVHVDQYDPNNSNNAGAINVLVNAATPNIGTQPQNQTVTVGDSSPSLSVSATVGDGGALSYQWYSNTTNSASGGTLISSATSATYAAPTATVGTTYYYVIVTNTNNGVTGMNTATVASNAAEVTVNSLINAATPSIASQPAGATVTQNASSPTLSVTASVSDGGSLSYQWYSNTTNSASGGTLIFSATSATYAAPTATVGTTYYYVVVTNTNNGVTGTKTAMATSSTAKVTVIALVDANTPIIGTQPADQTINVGDSSPTLSVTASVSDGGSLSYQWYSSPTNSASGGTLIPSATSATYAAPTATVGTTYYYVIVTNTNNGVNGTKTAVATSSTAKVTVNTSPTTGTHSTSGTTSNSTSDPNPIKAPDPKSNLNSEADVFKSGDDNVLKNFETWIQEAKEAPTTLSFSDIKGHWTERAIDIFVMLHVIEGYNDGTFRPDNAITRAEFAVILERVFDIRGGNSISAAMNDISHHWAKDAIEKLVEAGIIVGYEDGSFKPDNTITREEMVVMLSRILNLENVAKDTTKGNFVDLKSSYAANEIIAEAQAGIIHGKTDGKFDAKSNATRAEVLQLILNALELKPQIKTLLDSLK
- the thrC gene encoding threonine synthase, yielding MEYISTRGKVEPLGFIDAILMGLADDGGLLVPKHIPQLSADTLQKWQKLSYSELALEIFSLYVNNEIPRNELKQLVDDSYATFRDDAVTPVKRLNDGTYVLELFHGPTFAFKDIALQFLGNLYSYVSRKTNSIIHILGATSGDTGASAIEGVRGKEGIRICILHPHGKVSKVQELQMTTVDDANVLNLSVEGTFDDCQRIIKELFADVDFKHRYHLRAINSINIARILAQTVYYFYAYFQLAKDNQTEKINFSVPTGNFGDIFAGYLAQKMGLPIHKLILATNENNILERFVQDGVYQPGAFRGTYSPSMDIQVASNFERYLFYLYGEDAQAVSAIMDQFKAEGRVVIPADKLQAVQADFAAYGVQNEECLDTISEYYEKYAYLLDPHTACGVAAADKLAVAGEVTVALSTAHPAKFDESIRLRNIEQTYPQQIQALFDKPQFQTVVGGSNDEIKDQLVKFF
- a CDS encoding DNA-3-methyladenine glycosylase, which codes for MNVLPSQPVVASFFEKPTLVLARSLLGMLIVKETEAGVASGWIVETEAYIGPGDRAAHSFGNRRTPRTEVMFGAPGYVYTYVMHTHCLVNIVSGEPGHPEAVLIRAVEPCTGIDLMYDRRGSDKKLKELTNGPGKLTKALGIVKEDYGRPIFERPLYVAEGRAVESVASGPRIGIDNTGEAREYPWRFWVEGNPFVSK